The DNA window ATCGCCACGGCGATTTTCGGCGGATCGGCCGGATACGTCGGGCTCTGGTTCAAAAGCATCGGCCATGAAACGGGCTTCTATGCGTACGCATCGCTCTGCATTGCCTGCACGCTGATCGCCGCGCTCTGCATGCGCAAATCCGACACCGAACATCTTCCGACTTCTCTTTCCGGCAGGAGGCCGCTGTGACAACACAACCCGAATTTTCAATTCCGTCGATGCGCGACCAGTGCTCGCCCGAAGAGTGGCAAATGCGCGTGGACCTCGCCGCGTGTTACCGGCTGATCGCGCATTACGGCATGTCCGACATGGCCGCGAATCATATTTCAGCGCGCATTCCCGGCGAACACGGCAGTTTCCTGATCAACGCGTACGGCATGATGTATGAGGAGATCACTGCATCGAGCCTGATCAAGATCGACAGCAACGGCACGATTCTGAGCAAGCCCGCGTTCGTCGGTGCGGATTACGGCGTCAATCGCGCGGGCTTCGTGATTCATGGCGCGATCCACGATGCGAAGCCCGAGATTGCCTGCGTGATTCACACGCACAGTTGGGCGGGCATGGCGCTGTCGACGCTGAAATGCGGCTTGCTGCCGATCACGCAGACGTCGATGCGTTTCGTCCACATCGGCTATCACGATTACAAGGGCGTGGTGCTCGACATGGCGGAGCGCGACTCGCTTGTGAACGACCTCGGCAACAATAACGCACTGATTTTCCGCAATCATGGACTGCTGACGGTCGGGCATACGATTGCCGAGGCATTCAATGCGATGCACCGGCTGGAACTGTCGTGCAAATCGCAACTCGCGGCGATGGCGTGCGGTGTCGAACTCAA is part of the Paraburkholderia fungorum genome and encodes:
- a CDS encoding class II aldolase/adducin family protein, which gives rise to MTTQPEFSIPSMRDQCSPEEWQMRVDLAACYRLIAHYGMSDMAANHISARIPGEHGSFLINAYGMMYEEITASSLIKIDSNGTILSKPAFVGADYGVNRAGFVIHGAIHDAKPEIACVIHTHSWAGMALSTLKCGLLPITQTSMRFVHIGYHDYKGVVLDMAERDSLVNDLGNNNALIFRNHGLLTVGHTIAEAFNAMHRLELSCKSQLAAMACGVELNDVPAKVLDETYMNYQPQTRRPYGLMEWPALLRMLDRMDRGYRD